The DNA sequence GAAGAGCCGCGTGCCGGCGCAGCAGACCTGCCCGGCGCAGAAGAAGACGCCGAGGAGCGCGCCCTGCACCGCCGCCTCGGTGTCGGCGTCGCTGAAGATGATGTTCGGCGACTTGCCCCCGAGCTCCAGGGACACGCGCTTGAGCGTCGCGGAAGTCTCCCGGTGGATCTCCTTGCCGACCTCGGTGGACCCCGTGAACGCGATCTTGTCGACCATCGGGTGACGGACGATCGCGCGCCCGGCGGTCTCGCCGAAGCCGGGGACGATGTTCACGACGCCGTCGGGGAGCCCCGCCTCGAGCAGCAGCTCGCCCAGCCGGAGCGCGGTGAGCGGCGTCTGCTCCGCGGGCTTCAGCACGCTGGTGTTGCCGCAGGCGAGCGCCGGCCCGAGCTTCCACGCCGCCATGAGGAGCGGAAAGTTCCACGGGATGATCTGCCCGCACACGCCCACCGGCTCGCGGAGGGTGAAGTTGAAGAAGGTCTCGTCCGAGGGGTTCGTCTCGCCGTAGATCTTGTTCACCCAGCCGGCGTAGTAACGGAAGGTCGCGGCCGCGGCCGGGATGTCGACGTGGCGGCTCTCCATGAATGGCTTGCCGTTGTCCAGGGTCTCGAGCTGCGCCAGCTCGTCCGCGTGCGCCTCGATCAGATCGGCGACCTTCAACAGGAAGCGCTCGCGCTCGTTCGGCGGCGTATGCGGCCATGGGCCGTCATCGAAGGCGCGCCGCGCCGCGCGCACCGCCCGATCGACGTCTTCTGGCCCCGCCGCAGCGACGCGAGCCAGCACCTCGCCCGTGGCGGGGTTCGGTGTCTCGAAGGTCTTCCCCGACGCCGCCTCCACCCACTTGCCGTCGATCAGCATCCTGCGCACCGGGGCGGAGACGAAGCGCTCGACCTCTGACTGCAAGGACACGGCGGCTTGCATGGTATGACCCTCCGACGCGAATCCTAGGACCGCCCGCTGGGCGGGTCAACGGAGGGCGGCGGTGGGGGGGCTCTGGGGTGCACCCACGCAACGCCCAGGCATTCCGCGCAGGGTTTGACTCTCTTCACCCTCTTGGAGGAATATCTAATGGATGTCGTTTCAGCCCCCTCGCTTCCCCGCCGTGCGTCCCGCGCGGGCGGCGAGGCCTGTCCTGTCCGTCGGCCGGCGGGTTCTCGTGAACTGTCCGCGCGACGAAGGGCGTGTGGCGTTGACCGACGCCTTCGGCAATGGGGGCGCGGGGAGCCTGCCCGACGGCGCCGAGGTCGAGATCCTCGCCTGGCGGCCCCGAGGGCCCAGCGGTGCGCGCTACCAGGTGGTGTCCACGCACGACGGGCTCGAGGGCTGGGTGTCCGCCGACCATTTGCGTGCGCCCGCGGCGCTCGGGCGGCCCTCTCCGGAGCCGACGCCGGTGCCCGCAGCCGATCCACCCCGCAAGTTCGGCAGGCGACGCTGAAGAGAAGACCAGGCTCTCCGCGTGATGTCCCGCCGTACTTTGTTCCAGGGGTCGCCTGTGGCTCCGCAAGCTGCTACGCTTCCTCGAACTCGACTCTAGAAGGAGACAACCCATTTCATCCACGATTTTCGTCGGCAACCTGTCCTTCGACACCACTGAAGAAGAGCTCCACGCCGTGCTCGCCGAAGTCGATCCCGCCGTGCGGGTGCGGCTCGGGAAGGACCGCGTAACCGGTCGGCCCCGCGGCTTCGCGTTCGCCGAGTTCAGCGATCCCACGCGCGCGGCCGACGCCATCCGTCGTTTCGACGCGTTCGAGCTGCGCGGCCGACGGCTGCGCGTCAACGACGCCGACGACAAGCCGCCGGCGCGTGCGCCGCGTCCGTTCGTCCCGCAGGCCGCCGCCTCGGCCCCCGTCGCGCTGGAGAGCTTCGAGGAGCCGAACTACCGGGCCTTCAACCGCAAGGGCGGAAGTCGCCGCGGGCTGCGCGCCAAGAAGCGCAGCCTTCGCTAGGCCATCGGCCGGGTTCTCGGAGCAGAGGGGCGGGGGGGAGATGCTGATTCTTGCGGTGTTCGTGGGACATTGGGTTCTCGCTGCCTTCTTCCAGTCGAGCTTCCATCATCGCTACGCCTCCCACCGCATGTTCACCATGAGCCGGCGGACAGAGCGGATGTTTCACGTCCTCACCTACGTCGTACAGGGTTCGTCGTACCTCTCGCCGCGGGCGTACGCGATCCTCCACCGCGAGCACCACGCCTACAGCGACACCGCGCGCGACCCGCACGCTCCCGGCTTCTTCTCGAACGTGCTCACGATGATGTGGGCCACGGCGGAACGCTACGCCGCGCACGTCACGCGCAGGTCGTCGCCCGAGGCGCGCTTCCTCGGCGGATATCCCGACTGGCCGGGGCTCGACCGCCTCGGCTCATCGTGGGGCGGCCGCATCGCCTGGGGCACAGTGTACGGCGTCCTCTACCTCTGGCTCGCCACGGCGTGGTGGCAGTTCCTCCTCCTGCCGATTCACTGGCTCATGGGCCCGGTGCACGGCGCCATCGTGAACTGGTGCGGCCACCGCTACGGCTATCGGAACTTCGGGACCTCGGACGCGTCGCGCAATTCGCTTCCTGTCGACCTGGTGATGCTCGGCGAGCTCTTCCAGAACAACCATCACCACGCCGCCGGCCGGCCCGATTTCGCGTCCCGGCGTTTCGAGTGGGACCCGACCCACGCCGTGCTCCGACTCCTGGCCCGTATGCGCGTCATCCAGTGGCGGGCCGACGTTCCCGCGCTTTCCGCCGCGGCTTAAATCAGCGAGGGTCTCCGCGCCGCGCCACGTTCGCCACGACCTCGGCGAGGCGCTGGATCCCCTCGGCGATCTCCTCCGGCGTCAGCGCGCAGAAGGGCAGCCGCAGGAACCGCTCGCCGTCGGCCGGTTCGGGGAAGAAGCCCCGTCCGTCGCTCAGGTTCAGCCTCGCGGCGGCGGCGCGGGCGCGGAGGTCCTCGGCCCGGACACCTGCCGAGAGTGCGAGCGAGAGGAAGAAGCCGCCCTCCGGCTCGATCCACGCCGCATCGGCGAGGCAGCGCCGCATCGACGCGCACGCCGCCTCCAGCCGCGGACGGTAGAGCGCCCGGAGCCGCTCGAGCTGCGGCTCGAGCAGACCCTGGCGGCAGAACTCGTACACCGCCGCCTCGCCGAGGAGGTTGGGCGTGATGTAGGTATCCTCGGCGGCCTTGGCCAGGCGCGCCACCAGGCGCGCGTCGCCGATCAGGTAGCCGACGCGCACGCCCGGCGAGATCTGCTTGGTGAAGGACGACATGTGCAGCGTGCGGGCCGGGATGAGCTCGTGCAGCGACACGACCTCCGCGCCCCGGTAGCGAAGCGGACGATAGGGGGCGTCCTCGAGGATCCAGAACCCGTGCTCCGCGGCCAGCTCCGCGACCCGCCGCCGGGTGGCGAGCGTCGCCGTCGCGCCCGAGGGGTTCTGGAAATCGGGAATGGTGTAGAGCAGCCGGGGGCGTGCGCGCCGCACCGCGGTCTCGAGCGCCTCGAGATCGAGCCCCTCCGCCGTGATCGGGACGCCGGCGATCCGCGCCCCGTGCCGGCGGAGGAGCGTGAGCGTGCGGTCGTAAGTCGGGGACTCGACGAGCACCGTGTCACCGCGCTCGAGCAGCGTCCAGCCCAGCAGGTCGATGAACGGCAGCGAGCCATTGCCGAGCAGCACCTGCTCGACGGCCACCCCGTGGCGCGCCGCCAGCCACTCGCGCAGCGGCAGGAACCCCGCGCTCGGCCCGTACTGCAGGACCTGGACCTTGCGCTCTCGCAGCACCGCCGCCACGCATTCGGCGAGCTCCGGGGCGGGGAACGCTTCGTCGGCCGGGACGCCGCGCGTGAAGTTGATCGTGCGGTCGGCAAGGCTCATGCGAGAGATCCTTGTACCTCGTCCCGCGCCGCGCTGCGAGCGGCGCTCGACGGTCGTCGAGTCGCGCTACGTCGCGCGTCGCTCGAGCGCATCCACCCGCCGCTCGAGTTGCGCCAGCCGCTTCAGGTCGGCGGTGCGGCCGGTCACGATCGCCTTGGTCAGCCGATCGAAGCGGCCGTTCAGCCGCTCGAAGTTGCGGTTCATGCGGTCGTTCTGCGCCGCGACCACCCGGACGAGCCGCGTGAGCACGTCGACCGCCTGGTCGAGCCGGGCGTTCGTCTGGTCCAGACGGGCGTTGGTCTGATCCAGACGGGCGTTGGTCTGATCCAGACGGGCATTGGTGCCCTGCACGGCCTCCTCGACCGCTTCCATGCGTCGCTCGAGCCGGCGCAGCCGCTCGTCGGTCAGCCGAACTATCCGGCCGTCGTTGTTCCCCGCCGCCACGGCGACAGTATCGCCGCGGTGCGGCCGAGCGTCAACGGACGAACGTGCTTCCGATCAGGTATCGAGCGGCGTCACGTAGGCCGCCGTGATGCCGCCGTCGACGAGGAAGGTCGCCCCGTTCACGAACGACGACTCGTCCGAAGCCAGGAACAGCGCGGCCGCCGCAACCTCGCGGGCTTCCGCCAGCCGCCCCATCGGGATGTGGACCATCCGCCGCTCGCGTGCCGCGGGATCGGCGAGGAGCGGGGCGAGCAGCGGTGTGTTCACCGGACCGGGGCAGAGGGCGTTGGCCCGGATGCCGCGGCGGGCGTACTCGACGGCGATCTCGCGCGTGAGCGCCAGCACGCCGCCCTTCGAGGCCGTGTACGCGCTCTGCGACGTCGCCGAGCCCACGACGGCGACGAACGACGCCGTGTTGATGATGGTCCCGCCGCCGGCCCGCAGCAGCGCGGGCACGCCGTACTTGCAGCCGAGGAACACGCCCTTCAGGTTGACGGCGATCACGCGGTCGAAGACCGCCTCGTCGGTGTCGACCACCGAGCCGTCCGCGTCCGGGAAGATGCCGGCGTTGTTGAAGAGGACGTGCAGCGCGCCGTAACGCTCCTCGGCGAAGCGGACCATGGCGGCGACGCTCGCCGCCGCGGTGACGTCGGCGGCCGTGAAGGCGGCCATCCCACCGGCGGCCGCGACCGCCCGCACGGTCTCCTCGCCCGCCGCGCGGTGCGCGTCTGCCACGACGACGCGCGCGCCCTCGGCGGCGAACGCCAGCGCCGCCGCGCGCCCGATGCCCCCTCCCCCGCCGGTGATGACCGCCGTCCGTCCCGCCAGCCGTCCCGCCATGGTCATCAGTATTCTTCGCTCGCGTTCATGCCCGCTCGAGGTACCGCCGCCGTTCCCACGACGTCACCGTCTCGTCGAACTTCCGCTGCTCGGTGCGCGCGAAGTGGACGAGGTGCTCGACCACCTCGGCGCCGAAGGCCTCGCGGAAGAGCGCCGAGCGCTCGAACTCCGCGGTCGCCTCCGGCAGCGAGCGGGGCACCTGCGGCAGGCCCTCGGCCTTGTAGACGTCGCCCGTGAACATCGGCGGCGGCTCGAGGCGGCGCGCCAGCCCGTCGAGGCCGGCCGCGAGGGTGGCGGCGAAGACGAGGTAGGGATTGGCGTCCGCACCCGGGATGCGACACTCGACCCGCAGCGAGCGGCCGTGGCCGACGACGCGGAAGCCCGCGGTGCGGTTGTCGTACGACCAGGCGATCCCGGTCGGCGCGAACGACCCCGCCTGGTAGCGCTTGTAGGAGTTGACGTACGGCGCGAAGAGCAGCGTCGACGCCCGCGCGTGGGCCATGAGCCCGCCGAGCCACCAGCGAAACTTGTCCGAGACGCGCGCGCGCGCGCCGGGGATCGGACCCTCGCCCTCGAACAGCGGCGTCGTGCCGTCGGGCGACCAGAGGCTCGAGTGGACGTGCATGGAGCTCCCCGCCCAGCGCTCGTCGAGCTTCGCCATGAAGGTGAGCGCCAGGTTCTGCTGATCGGCGATCTCCTTGGCCGCCTGCTTGTAGAGGACGTGGCGGTCGGCCATCTCGAGCGCGTCGGCGTAGCGGACGTTGATCTCGTGCTGGCCAGGACCCCACTCGCCCTTGGAGAACTCGATCGGCACGCCCGAGGCCTCGAGGTGATGGCGGATGGCACCCACCAGCGGCTCTATCTTCCGGCCCTGCATCGTATGGTAGTCCTCGAGGTACCAGCCGAAGGGCTCGAGGTCGTGGAAGTGCTTGCGCTCGGCGCCGGCGTAGGAGTCGCGCAGCACGAAGAACTCGAGCTCCGAGGCGGTCATGACGCGCACGCCCGCGGCGGCCGCGCGCTCGACCTGCCGCTTGAGGATGGTGCGCGGCGCCACCGCCACGAGCGCGTCGCGTTCCTCCTCGACGACGTCGCACAGGACGATCGCCGTGTGCTCGAGCCAGGTCGCGCGGCGGAGCGTCGAGAGGTCCGGCACGCAGCGCACGTCGCCGTAGCCCTTCTCCCACGAGGCGAAGCGATAGCCGGGGACGGGATCCATCTCCATGTCGCAGGCGAGGAGGTAGTTGCAGGCGTGCATCCCAATGCCCAGCACCTCGTCGCAGAAGTAGCGACCGACGATGCGCTTCCCGACGAGGCGGCCATAGAGGTCGGGAAAGACGGTGAGCACCGTGTCGACGTCGCCCTGCGCGACGAGGTCGCGCAGCTGGTCGGGGGTCAGGATCGGGCTCCGGCGGAGCATGGCGGCCATCGGGGGCCGATGTAGCACGGAGGGCAGGCGCACGCCACGTTCGAGGGCCCGACGGCTTGACACGGGCCAGTCGTCGAGCAGATCTCTTGATCGCTGACTTCGCTCCTGCTCGCCGTGACCATCGTCGCCGCGGTGTGCTCCGTTGCGATACGCCGCTGGCGCCGGATGCGCCTCCGACGGGCGGCGGCCACGCGTGCCGGCTCGTCGCCCGAGCGCGCGATCACCATCCGCTCGTACGCCGAGATGGACGAGCATCTCGTCCGGCGCTGGTGCGCGTGCGGCGGCTACCTCGAGCGGAGCGGCGAAGGCACGCGCGAGACCGACGGCCGTCGGTTCCGGGTGGCGCGGCTCCGCTGTCAGGAATGCGAGGCGGTCGACGAAGTCTTCTTCGACACGACCGAGCTGCTGCACTGATGCCTCTCCCGCGGACCGGTCGCACGGGCTTCCCGCCCGGCCCGCACCTGCGCTAGAGACCCCCCATGGGCACGATCGCCGCCCGAGCGGCCGGCGTCCTCAGGCGGGTGTTCGCGCCGCTCGACGTGCCGATCACGTTCCGCCTCTGGGACGGCACGACGGCGCGCGTCGGGCAGGGAGACGGCGGCTTCACCGTCGTCCTTCACTCCCGCCGCATCTTCTGGCGCCTGATGCTGCGACCGACGTCGCGCCGTTTCGGCGAGGCGTTCATCGCCGGCGAGGCGGACATCGAGGGCGACATCTTCTCGGTCGCGGCCGCAGCCAACCGGCTCGAGGCGCTCCGGCTGCCGCTCGGTACGCGGCTCGCGCTGCTCGCGTCACTGATCCTCCCATGACGACGCACGACGTCCTCGTGGTCGGCGGTGGGCCGGGCGGCAGCACCGTCGCCTGGCGGCTCGCGCGCGCGGGGCTCCGGGTGCTCGTCCTCGACGCCGCCACCTTTCCGCGCGTCAAGCTCTGCGCCGGCTGGGTGACGCGGCGGGCGCTCGCCGATCTCGAGCTCGCGCCCGACGCCTATCCGCGCACGATCCAGCCCTTCGCCTCGGTCACCATCGCGGTCGACGGTCGCGAGCACGAGACCCGCTGGGACGAGCCGGTGAGCTACGGGATCGTGCGTGCGGAGTTCGACACGTTCCTGCTCCGTCGAGCCGCTGGTGCGGGCGCGGAGGTGCGCGAGGGCGTCCGCGTGCGCGCGGTGCACGAGGCGGGCGCGGCCGTCATGGTCGAGGCCGGCGCGGAGCGGTTCACGGCGCCGCTCGTGGTCGGCGCGGGCGGCCACGGCTGCCCGGTGGCTCGCGCGCTCGGCGACGTCGACGCCGCAGCGCAGGTCGTCGTCACGCAGGAGAGCGAGACGCGAATCGGCGCCGAGCGGCTGCGCGAGCTGACGGCGCGTCACGGCACGCCCGAGCTCATCGCCGAGCCCGACTTCCGCGGCTACGGGTGGTACTTCACCAAGGGCGACTTCCTGAACGTCGGCGTCGGCGCGCTCGGCGGCCTCGCGATCCGCGAGCGACTCGCCCGCCTCCTTGCCCGGCTGCGCGGCGACGGGCGGCTGCCGCCCGACCTGGCGCTCACGCCCTTTCGCGGGCACGCGTATCGCGTGCGCCGCGGCCTCCCTCGCCGGCTCGCTGGCGAGCGGTTCGTGCTCGTGGGCGACGCCGCCGGCCTCGCCCGCGACGTCTCGGGCGAAGGCATCGGCCCCGCCGTCCGGAGCGGGCTCCTCGCCGCCGAGACGATCCTCGACGGCCGGCCCGCGAGCTACGCGGAGCGTGTGGCCGGGACTTTCGGCCGTCCGGAGCACGGGCTCGCGCGCCTGACGCGGCACCTTCCTGAGTCCATCATCGTCGCCTTCGCGCGGCTCGCCTGTACGCGCCCCGGGCTCCGCCGCCGTCTCGTCCTCGAGGGCGCCTTCGGGATGGGGTGAGCCATGCGACGCTGGAGGACCAAACGCTCGGACCGCCGCGCCATCAGCTTCCACTACGACGTCTCGAACGACTTCTACGCGCTCTTCCTCGATAAGCGGATGGTCTACACGTGCGCCTACTACCGCCGACCCGACGGCGACCTCGACCAGGCGCAGGAGGACAAGCTCGACCTCGTGTGCCGCAAGCTGCGCCTCGCGCCGGGCGAGCGCCTCCTCGACATCGGCTGCGGCTGGGGGAGCCTCGTCATGTGGGCCGCCGAGCGCTA is a window from the Deltaproteobacteria bacterium genome containing:
- a CDS encoding acyl-CoA desaturase; translated protein: MLILAVFVGHWVLAAFFQSSFHHRYASHRMFTMSRRTERMFHVLTYVVQGSSYLSPRAYAILHREHHAYSDTARDPHAPGFFSNVLTMMWATAERYAAHVTRRSSPEARFLGGYPDWPGLDRLGSSWGGRIAWGTVYGVLYLWLATAWWQFLLLPIHWLMGPVHGAIVNWCGHRYGYRNFGTSDASRNSLPVDLVMLGELFQNNHHHAAGRPDFASRRFEWDPTHAVLRLLARMRVIQWRADVPALSAAA
- a CDS encoding PLP-dependent aminotransferase family protein yields the protein MSLADRTINFTRGVPADEAFPAPELAECVAAVLRERKVQVLQYGPSAGFLPLREWLAARHGVAVEQVLLGNGSLPFIDLLGWTLLERGDTVLVESPTYDRTLTLLRRHGARIAGVPITAEGLDLEALETAVRRARPRLLYTIPDFQNPSGATATLATRRRVAELAAEHGFWILEDAPYRPLRYRGAEVVSLHELIPARTLHMSSFTKQISPGVRVGYLIGDARLVARLAKAAEDTYITPNLLGEAAVYEFCRQGLLEPQLERLRALYRPRLEAACASMRRCLADAAWIEPEGGFFLSLALSAGVRAEDLRARAAAARLNLSDGRGFFPEPADGERFLRLPFCALTPEEIAEGIQRLAEVVANVARRGDPR
- a CDS encoding glucose 1-dehydrogenase, producing the protein MAGRLAGRTAVITGGGGGIGRAAALAFAAEGARVVVADAHRAAGEETVRAVAAAGGMAAFTAADVTAAASVAAMVRFAEERYGALHVLFNNAGIFPDADGSVVDTDEAVFDRVIAVNLKGVFLGCKYGVPALLRAGGGTIINTASFVAVVGSATSQSAYTASKGGVLALTREIAVEYARRGIRANALCPGPVNTPLLAPLLADPAARERRMVHIPMGRLAEAREVAAAALFLASDESSFVNGATFLVDGGITAAYVTPLDT
- a CDS encoding glutamine synthetase translates to MLRRSPILTPDQLRDLVAQGDVDTVLTVFPDLYGRLVGKRIVGRYFCDEVLGIGMHACNYLLACDMEMDPVPGYRFASWEKGYGDVRCVPDLSTLRRATWLEHTAIVLCDVVEEERDALVAVAPRTILKRQVERAAAAGVRVMTASELEFFVLRDSYAGAERKHFHDLEPFGWYLEDYHTMQGRKIEPLVGAIRHHLEASGVPIEFSKGEWGPGQHEINVRYADALEMADRHVLYKQAAKEIADQQNLALTFMAKLDERWAGSSMHVHSSLWSPDGTTPLFEGEGPIPGARARVSDKFRWWLGGLMAHARASTLLFAPYVNSYKRYQAGSFAPTGIAWSYDNRTAGFRVVGHGRSLRVECRIPGADANPYLVFAATLAAGLDGLARRLEPPPMFTGDVYKAEGLPQVPRSLPEATAEFERSALFREAFGAEVVEHLVHFARTEQRKFDETVTSWERRRYLERA
- a CDS encoding NAD(P)/FAD-dependent oxidoreductase produces the protein MTTHDVLVVGGGPGGSTVAWRLARAGLRVLVLDAATFPRVKLCAGWVTRRALADLELAPDAYPRTIQPFASVTIAVDGREHETRWDEPVSYGIVRAEFDTFLLRRAAGAGAEVREGVRVRAVHEAGAAVMVEAGAERFTAPLVVGAGGHGCPVARALGDVDAAAQVVVTQESETRIGAERLRELTARHGTPELIAEPDFRGYGWYFTKGDFLNVGVGALGGLAIRERLARLLARLRGDGRLPPDLALTPFRGHAYRVRRGLPRRLAGERFVLVGDAAGLARDVSGEGIGPAVRSGLLAAETILDGRPASYAERVAGTFGRPEHGLARLTRHLPESIIVAFARLACTRPGLRRRLVLEGAFGMG